One Gossypium hirsutum isolate 1008001.06 chromosome A11, Gossypium_hirsutum_v2.1, whole genome shotgun sequence genomic window carries:
- the LOC107895558 gene encoding uncharacterized protein, whose protein sequence is MNILKESKTKKIDKKRRKDEFLSQLREDEDEHEEFIDEVSAIRQATRESIQSQHEWHRRKNSNEVLVVGITFMKKGDLLMDQLENIIEKEQSEYQRVRDWINGLNTYWKELGATLMCNGWTNSLNQMHIINFLVYCSKGTIFWKSVDVSSVRSRDAEFYYSLLDSVVEEIGENYIVQIVTDNEVAMEAAGKKLMLKRKHLYWTSCVAHCLDLYLEDIGKKPSVAKVLDEAKKVTCFIHNRIWTVDLMKKYTQGKQILRPSLTRFVTHFIQLEEITRQKQGLREMFN, encoded by the exons ATGAATATACTAAAAGAAAGTAAGacaaagaaaatagacaaaaagaggagaaaagatgAATTCTTATCTCAATTAAGAGAAGATGAGGATGAACACGAGGAATTCATTGATGAGGTTTCTGCTATAAGGCAAGCAACTCGAGAAAGTATCCAATCACAACACGAGTGGCATAGAAGGAAGAATTCAAACGAAGTATTGGTGGTTGGAATAACATTTATGAAGAAGGGCGATCTTCTCATGGATCAGCTAGAGAATATCATAGAGAAAGAACAA TCAGAGTATCAACGAGTTCGTGATTGGATAAATGGACTAAATACTTATTGGAAAGAATTGGGTGCAACTCTAATGTGTAACGGTTGGACCAATAGTTTGAATCAAATGCACATCATTAATTTCCTTGTTTATTGTAGTAAAGGAACCATTTTTTGGAAATCAGTAGATGTCTCAAGTGTCCGTAGTAGAGATGCTGAATTCTACTACAGTTTACTAGATTCAGTTGTAgaagaaattggagaaaattacatTGTCCAAATAGTGACTGATAATGAGGTAGCAATGGAAGCTGctggaaaaaaattaatgttgaaaaGAAAACATCTATATTGGACCTCATGTGTAGCTCATTGTTTAGATTTATACCTTGAAGATATTGGGAAAAAGCCTAGTGTAGCAAAAGTGTTAGATGAGGCAAAGAAAGTAACTTGCTTTATACACAATCGCATTTGGACTGTTGATTTGATGAAGAAGTATACACAAGGGAAACAAATACTTCGACCTTCTCTTACTCGATTTGTAACTCATTTCATTCAACTTGAAGAGATAACAAGACAAAAGCAAGGTCTGAGAGAgatgtttaattag